One segment of Podarcis muralis chromosome 17, rPodMur119.hap1.1, whole genome shotgun sequence DNA contains the following:
- the LOC114587821 gene encoding caM kinase-like vesicle-associated protein isoform X2: MPFGCIGLRDDKNYNSLSDITDKYEIGQLLRAKEFCEICVARERQTDRLYICKKFLKKDGRKVRRAAKNEILILKMVSHPNILQLIDTFETRKEFYIIQELATGGDVFDWILDQGYYTEKDASNVVRQVLEALAYLHNLHIVHRNLKLENLMYYNQNNRSKVVLRDFYLSRFENGAITEPCGTPEYLAPEVVARQRYGRPVDCWAVGVIMFILLSGNPPFYDDTDDENSNSHNRRIFRKILAGDYDFDSPYWDDISLAAKKLVSQLMEVDQDQRITAQEALGHIWISGNIASEKNLKEGVCAQIEKNFAKAKWRKAIRVTTFMQRLRAPDVSGRLPVTPRSSMSVAHEVTIEAPRLAKRLETPCTPQEQQSKIEEVTEAEE; the protein is encoded by the exons ATGCCGTTTGGCTGCATCGGACTTCGGGATGACAAGAACTACAACAGCCTGTCTGACATCACGGACAAGTATGAGATTGGGCAGCTGCTACGGGC GAAGGAGTTCTGTGAGATTTGTGTGGCCCGCGAACGCCAGACAGACCGACTGTATATCTGCAAGAAGTTTCTCAAGAAAGACGGGCGCAAGGTGCGAAGGGCAGCCAAGAATGAAATCCTCATCCTGAAGAT GGTGAGTCACCCCAACATCTTGCAACTGATTGACACCTTTGAGACGAGAAAGGAATTCTACATCATCCAGGAACT GGCCACTGGTGGGGATGTTTTTGACTGGATCCTGGACCAGGGCTACTACACGGAAAAGGATGCCAGCAATGTTGTCCGGCAGGTGCTGGAGGCATTGGCCTATTTACATAACCTGCACATTGTTCATCGCAATCTCAAG ctggaGAATCTCATGTACTACAACCAGAACAATCGCTCCAAGGTGGTACTGCGGGATTTTTACCTCTCACGCTTCGAGAACGGGGCCATCACAGAACCATGCGGGACCCCTGAATATTTGG CTCCTGAAGTGGTTGCTCGGCAACGCTATGGACGTCCTGTTGACTGCTGGGCTGTTGGAGTTATCATGTTTATTCT gCTGTCTGGGAACCCCCCGTTCTACGATGACACAGATGATGAAAACAGCAACAGCCACAACCGCCGGATATTCCGCAAAATTCTGGCTGGGGACTACGACTTTGACTCCCCCTATTGGGATGACATCTCTCTTGCCG CCAAAAAGTTGGTGTCACAGCTTATGGAAGTTGACCAGGACCAACGAATCACTGCCCAGGAGGCACTGGGACATATCTG GATATCTGGAAACATTGCCTCTGAAAAGAACCTCAAGGAAGGGGTCTGCGCCCAGATTGAAAAGAACTTTGCCAAGGCCAAATGGAGG AAAGCCATTCGTGTTACTACATTCATGCAACGTCTCCGGGCTCCCGATGTCAGTGGCCGTCTGCCCGTGACTCCGCGTTCCTCCATGAGCGTTGCTCATGAGGTCACCATTGAGGCACCCAGGCTGGCCAAACGTTTGGAGACTCCATGCACACCGCAGGAGCAGCAGAGCAAGATAGAGGAAGTCACGGAGGCGGAGGAATAA
- the LOC114587821 gene encoding caM kinase-like vesicle-associated protein isoform X1, translating into MSSQPIWHLQCTTTIQTCPGASGLGLVIAFTSCEITFTRCYTSCTGSRWSTGSGLRKEFCEICVARERQTDRLYICKKFLKKDGRKVRRAAKNEILILKMVSHPNILQLIDTFETRKEFYIIQELATGGDVFDWILDQGYYTEKDASNVVRQVLEALAYLHNLHIVHRNLKLENLMYYNQNNRSKVVLRDFYLSRFENGAITEPCGTPEYLAPEVVARQRYGRPVDCWAVGVIMFILLSGNPPFYDDTDDENSNSHNRRIFRKILAGDYDFDSPYWDDISLAAKKLVSQLMEVDQDQRITAQEALGHIWISGNIASEKNLKEGVCAQIEKNFAKAKWRKAIRVTTFMQRLRAPDVSGRLPVTPRSSMSVAHEVTIEAPRLAKRLETPCTPQEQQSKIEEVTEAEE; encoded by the exons ATGTCCAGCCAGCCTATTTGGCATCTTCAATGCACCACAACCATTCAAACTTGCCCGGGTGCCTCTGGACTTGGTTTGGTCATTGCATTTACTTcatgcgagatcacattcacccggtgctataccagctgcactggctcccggtggagtacaggatcaggtttaag GAAGGAGTTCTGTGAGATTTGTGTGGCCCGCGAACGCCAGACAGACCGACTGTATATCTGCAAGAAGTTTCTCAAGAAAGACGGGCGCAAGGTGCGAAGGGCAGCCAAGAATGAAATCCTCATCCTGAAGAT GGTGAGTCACCCCAACATCTTGCAACTGATTGACACCTTTGAGACGAGAAAGGAATTCTACATCATCCAGGAACT GGCCACTGGTGGGGATGTTTTTGACTGGATCCTGGACCAGGGCTACTACACGGAAAAGGATGCCAGCAATGTTGTCCGGCAGGTGCTGGAGGCATTGGCCTATTTACATAACCTGCACATTGTTCATCGCAATCTCAAG ctggaGAATCTCATGTACTACAACCAGAACAATCGCTCCAAGGTGGTACTGCGGGATTTTTACCTCTCACGCTTCGAGAACGGGGCCATCACAGAACCATGCGGGACCCCTGAATATTTGG CTCCTGAAGTGGTTGCTCGGCAACGCTATGGACGTCCTGTTGACTGCTGGGCTGTTGGAGTTATCATGTTTATTCT gCTGTCTGGGAACCCCCCGTTCTACGATGACACAGATGATGAAAACAGCAACAGCCACAACCGCCGGATATTCCGCAAAATTCTGGCTGGGGACTACGACTTTGACTCCCCCTATTGGGATGACATCTCTCTTGCCG CCAAAAAGTTGGTGTCACAGCTTATGGAAGTTGACCAGGACCAACGAATCACTGCCCAGGAGGCACTGGGACATATCTG GATATCTGGAAACATTGCCTCTGAAAAGAACCTCAAGGAAGGGGTCTGCGCCCAGATTGAAAAGAACTTTGCCAAGGCCAAATGGAGG AAAGCCATTCGTGTTACTACATTCATGCAACGTCTCCGGGCTCCCGATGTCAGTGGCCGTCTGCCCGTGACTCCGCGTTCCTCCATGAGCGTTGCTCATGAGGTCACCATTGAGGCACCCAGGCTGGCCAAACGTTTGGAGACTCCATGCACACCGCAGGAGCAGCAGAGCAAGATAGAGGAAGTCACGGAGGCGGAGGAATAA
- the LOC114587821 gene encoding caM kinase-like vesicle-associated protein isoform X5, with protein MVSHPNILQLIDTFETRKEFYIIQELATGGDVFDWILDQGYYTEKDASNVVRQVLEALAYLHNLHIVHRNLKLENLMYYNQNNRSKVVLRDFYLSRFENGAITEPCGTPEYLAPEVVARQRYGRPVDCWAVGVIMFILLSGNPPFYDDTDDENSNSHNRRIFRKILAGDYDFDSPYWDDISLAAKKLVSQLMEVDQDQRITAQEALGHIWISGNIASEKNLKEGVCAQIEKNFAKAKWRKAIRVTTFMQRLRAPDVSGRLPVTPRSSMSVAHEVTIEAPRLAKRLETPCTPQEQQSKIEEVTEAEE; from the exons AT GGTGAGTCACCCCAACATCTTGCAACTGATTGACACCTTTGAGACGAGAAAGGAATTCTACATCATCCAGGAACT GGCCACTGGTGGGGATGTTTTTGACTGGATCCTGGACCAGGGCTACTACACGGAAAAGGATGCCAGCAATGTTGTCCGGCAGGTGCTGGAGGCATTGGCCTATTTACATAACCTGCACATTGTTCATCGCAATCTCAAG ctggaGAATCTCATGTACTACAACCAGAACAATCGCTCCAAGGTGGTACTGCGGGATTTTTACCTCTCACGCTTCGAGAACGGGGCCATCACAGAACCATGCGGGACCCCTGAATATTTGG CTCCTGAAGTGGTTGCTCGGCAACGCTATGGACGTCCTGTTGACTGCTGGGCTGTTGGAGTTATCATGTTTATTCT gCTGTCTGGGAACCCCCCGTTCTACGATGACACAGATGATGAAAACAGCAACAGCCACAACCGCCGGATATTCCGCAAAATTCTGGCTGGGGACTACGACTTTGACTCCCCCTATTGGGATGACATCTCTCTTGCCG CCAAAAAGTTGGTGTCACAGCTTATGGAAGTTGACCAGGACCAACGAATCACTGCCCAGGAGGCACTGGGACATATCTG GATATCTGGAAACATTGCCTCTGAAAAGAACCTCAAGGAAGGGGTCTGCGCCCAGATTGAAAAGAACTTTGCCAAGGCCAAATGGAGG AAAGCCATTCGTGTTACTACATTCATGCAACGTCTCCGGGCTCCCGATGTCAGTGGCCGTCTGCCCGTGACTCCGCGTTCCTCCATGAGCGTTGCTCATGAGGTCACCATTGAGGCACCCAGGCTGGCCAAACGTTTGGAGACTCCATGCACACCGCAGGAGCAGCAGAGCAAGATAGAGGAAGTCACGGAGGCGGAGGAATAA
- the LOC114587821 gene encoding caM kinase-like vesicle-associated protein isoform X3 encodes MVEGVRSGERGDGGLGWVSHPNILQLIDTFETRKEFYIIQELATGGDVFDWILDQGYYTEKDASNVVRQVLEALAYLHNLHIVHRNLKLENLMYYNQNNRSKVVLRDFYLSRFENGAITEPCGTPEYLAPEVVARQRYGRPVDCWAVGVIMFILLSGNPPFYDDTDDENSNSHNRRIFRKILAGDYDFDSPYWDDISLAAKKLVSQLMEVDQDQRITAQEALGHIWISGNIASEKNLKEGVCAQIEKNFAKAKWRKAIRVTTFMQRLRAPDVSGRLPVTPRSSMSVAHEVTIEAPRLAKRLETPCTPQEQQSKIEEVTEAEE; translated from the exons ATGGTGGAAGGAGTCAGAtcaggagagagaggagatggaGGACTGGGCTG GGTGAGTCACCCCAACATCTTGCAACTGATTGACACCTTTGAGACGAGAAAGGAATTCTACATCATCCAGGAACT GGCCACTGGTGGGGATGTTTTTGACTGGATCCTGGACCAGGGCTACTACACGGAAAAGGATGCCAGCAATGTTGTCCGGCAGGTGCTGGAGGCATTGGCCTATTTACATAACCTGCACATTGTTCATCGCAATCTCAAG ctggaGAATCTCATGTACTACAACCAGAACAATCGCTCCAAGGTGGTACTGCGGGATTTTTACCTCTCACGCTTCGAGAACGGGGCCATCACAGAACCATGCGGGACCCCTGAATATTTGG CTCCTGAAGTGGTTGCTCGGCAACGCTATGGACGTCCTGTTGACTGCTGGGCTGTTGGAGTTATCATGTTTATTCT gCTGTCTGGGAACCCCCCGTTCTACGATGACACAGATGATGAAAACAGCAACAGCCACAACCGCCGGATATTCCGCAAAATTCTGGCTGGGGACTACGACTTTGACTCCCCCTATTGGGATGACATCTCTCTTGCCG CCAAAAAGTTGGTGTCACAGCTTATGGAAGTTGACCAGGACCAACGAATCACTGCCCAGGAGGCACTGGGACATATCTG GATATCTGGAAACATTGCCTCTGAAAAGAACCTCAAGGAAGGGGTCTGCGCCCAGATTGAAAAGAACTTTGCCAAGGCCAAATGGAGG AAAGCCATTCGTGTTACTACATTCATGCAACGTCTCCGGGCTCCCGATGTCAGTGGCCGTCTGCCCGTGACTCCGCGTTCCTCCATGAGCGTTGCTCATGAGGTCACCATTGAGGCACCCAGGCTGGCCAAACGTTTGGAGACTCCATGCACACCGCAGGAGCAGCAGAGCAAGATAGAGGAAGTCACGGAGGCGGAGGAATAA
- the LOC114587821 gene encoding uncharacterized protein LOC114587821 isoform X4 → MSSQPIWHLQCTTTIQTCPGASGLGLVIAFTSCEITFTRCYTSCTGSRWSTGSGLRKEFCEICVARERQTDRLYICKKFLKKDGRKVRRAAKNEILILKMVSHPNILQLIDTFETRKEFYIIQELATGGDVFDWILDQGYYTEKDASNVVRQVLEALAYLHNLHIVHRNLKLLKWLLGNAMDVLLTAGLLELSCLFCCLGTPRSTMTQMMKTATATTAGYSAKFWLGTTTLTPPIGMTSLLPPKSWCHSLWKLTRTNESLPRRHWDISGYLETLPLKRTSRKGSAPRLKRTLPRPNGGKPFVLLHSCNVSGLPMSVAVCP, encoded by the exons ATGTCCAGCCAGCCTATTTGGCATCTTCAATGCACCACAACCATTCAAACTTGCCCGGGTGCCTCTGGACTTGGTTTGGTCATTGCATTTACTTcatgcgagatcacattcacccggtgctataccagctgcactggctcccggtggagtacaggatcaggtttaag GAAGGAGTTCTGTGAGATTTGTGTGGCCCGCGAACGCCAGACAGACCGACTGTATATCTGCAAGAAGTTTCTCAAGAAAGACGGGCGCAAGGTGCGAAGGGCAGCCAAGAATGAAATCCTCATCCTGAAGAT GGTGAGTCACCCCAACATCTTGCAACTGATTGACACCTTTGAGACGAGAAAGGAATTCTACATCATCCAGGAACT GGCCACTGGTGGGGATGTTTTTGACTGGATCCTGGACCAGGGCTACTACACGGAAAAGGATGCCAGCAATGTTGTCCGGCAGGTGCTGGAGGCATTGGCCTATTTACATAACCTGCACATTGTTCATCGCAATCTCAAG CTCCTGAAGTGGTTGCTCGGCAACGCTATGGACGTCCTGTTGACTGCTGGGCTGTTGGAGTTATCATGTTTATTCT gCTGTCTGGGAACCCCCCGTTCTACGATGACACAGATGATGAAAACAGCAACAGCCACAACCGCCGGATATTCCGCAAAATTCTGGCTGGGGACTACGACTTTGACTCCCCCTATTGGGATGACATCTCTCTTGCCG CCAAAAAGTTGGTGTCACAGCTTATGGAAGTTGACCAGGACCAACGAATCACTGCCCAGGAGGCACTGGGACATATCTG GATATCTGGAAACATTGCCTCTGAAAAGAACCTCAAGGAAGGGGTCTGCGCCCAGATTGAAAAGAACTTTGCCAAGGCCAAATGGAGG AAAGCCATTCGTGTTACTACATTCATGCAACGTCTCCGGGCTCCCGATGTCAGTGGCCGTCTGCCCGTGA